The Meriones unguiculatus strain TT.TT164.6M chromosome 6, Bangor_MerUng_6.1, whole genome shotgun sequence genome has a window encoding:
- the Rrs1 gene encoding ribosome biogenesis regulatory protein homolog — MESQSVEELLAKAEQEEAEKLQRITVHKELELEFDLGNLLALDRNPPTVLRQAGPSPEAELRALARDNTQLLINQLWQLPTERVEEAVVARLPEPATRLPREKPLPRPRPLTRWQQFARLKGIRPKKKTNLVWDEVSGQWRRRWGYKRARDDTKEWLIEVPGSADPMEDQFAKRIQAKKERVAKNELNRLRNLARAHKMQMPSSGGLHPTGHQSKEELGRAMQVAKVSTASVGRFQERLPKEKAPRGSGKKRKFQPLFGDFAAEKKNQLELLRIMNSKKPQMDVTRATNKQMREEDQEEAAKRRKMSQKGKRKGGRQGPSGKRKGGPPGQGEKRKGGLAGKKHSRPPALGGKKKGVPRQGGKRRK, encoded by the coding sequence ATGGAGAGCCAGAGCGTGGAGGAGCTGCTGGCCAAGGCGGAACAGGAGGAGGCGGAGAAGCTGCAGCGCATCACGGTGCAcaaggagctggagctggagttcgACCTGGGCAACCTGCTGGCTTTAGACCGCAACCCCCCGACGGTGCTGCGCCAGGCCGGGCCCTCGCCGGAGGCCGAACTGCGAGCCCTGGCGCGAGACAACACGCAGCTGCTCATCAACCAGCTGTGGCAGCTGCCGACCGAGCGCGTGGAGGAGGCGGTGGTAGCGCGCTTGCCGGAACCCGCCACGCGCCTACCCCGCGAGAAGCCACTGCCCCGGCCCCGGCCGCTCACCCGCTGGCAGCAGTTCGCCCGCCTTAAGGGCATCCGTCCCAAGAAGAAGACCAACCTGGTGTGGGACGAGGTGAGCGGCCAGTGGCGGCGCCGTTGGGGCTACAAGCGCGCCCGGGACGACACCAAGGAATGGCTGATCGAGGTGCCTGGGAGCGCCGACCCCATGGAAGACCAGTTCGCCAAGCGGATTCAGGCCAAGAAGGAACGTGTGGCCAAGAACGAGCTGAACCGGCTGCGGAACCTAGCCCGCGCGCACAAGATGCAGATGCCCAGCTCAGGTGGCCTGCACCCGACGGGACACCAGAGTAAGGAGGAGCTGGGCCGCGCCATGCAAGTGGCCAAGGTGTCCACCGCTTCGGTGGGTCGCTTCCAGGAGCGCCTCCCCAAGGAGAAGGCACCCCGGGGCTCCGGCAAGAAAAGGAAGTTTCAGCCCCTCTTTGGAGACTTCGCAGCCGAGAAAAAGAACCAGTTGGAGCTACTTCGAATCATGAACAGCAAGAAACCTCAGATGGACGTGACGAGGGCCACCAACaagcagatgagggaggaggaccaAGAGGAGGCTGCCAAGAGGAGGAAAATGAGCCAGAAAGGCAAGAGAAAGGGAGGCCGGCAAGGACCTTCGGGCAAGAGAAAAGGTGGCCCGCCAGGccagggagagaaaaggaaaggaggcttGGCTGGCAAGAAGCATTCCAGGCCACCTGCTTTAGGTGGCAAGAAGAAAGGAGTGCCACGCCAAGGGGGGAAGAGGCGGAAGTAG